In Macaca fascicularis isolate 582-1 chromosome X, T2T-MFA8v1.1, one DNA window encodes the following:
- the CITED1 gene encoding cbp/p300-interacting transactivator 1 isoform X1, whose translation MPTTSRPALDVKGGTSPAKEDANQEMSSVAYSNLAAKDRKAVAILHYPGVASNGTKASGAPTSSSGSPIGSPTTTPPTKSPSFNLHPTPHLLASMQLQKLNSQYQGMAAATPGQPGEAEPLQNWDFGAQAGGAESLSPSAGAQNPAIIDSDPVDEEVLMSLVVELGLDRANELPELWLGQNEFDFTADFPSSC comes from the exons ATGCCAACAACGTCGAGGCCTGCACTTGATGTCAAGGGTGGCACCTCACCTGCGAAGGAG GATGCCAACCAAGAGATGAGCTCCGTGGCCTACTCCAACCTTGCGGCGAAAGATCGCAAAGCAGTGGCCATTCTGCACTACCCTGGGGTAGCCTCAAATGGAACCAAGGCCAGTGGGGCTCCCACTAGTTCCTCAGGATCTCCAATAGGCTCTCCTACCACCACCCCTCCCACTAAATCCCCATCCTTCAACCTGCACCCCACCCCTCACTTGCTGGCTAGTATGCAGCTGCAGAAACTTAACAGCCAGTATCAGGGTATGGCTGCCGCCACTCCGGGCCAACCCGGGGAGGCAGAGCCCCTGCAAAACTGGGACTTTGGGGCCCAGGCGGGAGGGGCGGAATCACTCTCTCCTTCTGCTGGTGCCCAGAACCCTGCTATCATCGATTCGGACCCAGTGGATGAGGAGGTGCTGATGTCGCTGGTGGTGGAACTGGGGTTGGACCGAGCCAATGAGCTTCCAGAGCTGTGGCTGGGGCAGAATGAGTTTGACTTCACTGCGGACTTTCCATCTAGCTGCTGA
- the CITED1 gene encoding cbp/p300-interacting transactivator 1 isoform X2 → MEPSAQQLQLAASLPANLSNFCQGSEMPTTSRPALDVKGGTSPAKEDANQEMSSVAYSNLAAKDRKAVAILHYPGVASNGTKASGAPTSSSGSPIGSPTTTPPTKSPSFNLHPTPHLLASMQLQKLNSQYQGMAAATPGQPGEAEPLQNWDFGAQAGGAESLSPSAGAQNPAIIDSDPVDEEVLMSLVVELGLDRANELPELWLGQNEFDFTADFPSSC, encoded by the exons ATGGAACCATCCG CACAACAGCTCCAGCTGGCAGCATCACTTCCTGCCAATTTATCCAACTTCTGCCAAGGCTCTGAAATGCCAACAACGTCGAGGCCTGCACTTGATGTCAAGGGTGGCACCTCACCTGCGAAGGAG GATGCCAACCAAGAGATGAGCTCCGTGGCCTACTCCAACCTTGCGGCGAAAGATCGCAAAGCAGTGGCCATTCTGCACTACCCTGGGGTAGCCTCAAATGGAACCAAGGCCAGTGGGGCTCCCACTAGTTCCTCAGGATCTCCAATAGGCTCTCCTACCACCACCCCTCCCACTAAATCCCCATCCTTCAACCTGCACCCCACCCCTCACTTGCTGGCTAGTATGCAGCTGCAGAAACTTAACAGCCAGTATCAGGGTATGGCTGCCGCCACTCCGGGCCAACCCGGGGAGGCAGAGCCCCTGCAAAACTGGGACTTTGGGGCCCAGGCGGGAGGGGCGGAATCACTCTCTCCTTCTGCTGGTGCCCAGAACCCTGCTATCATCGATTCGGACCCAGTGGATGAGGAGGTGCTGATGTCGCTGGTGGTGGAACTGGGGTTGGACCGAGCCAATGAGCTTCCAGAGCTGTGGCTGGGGCAGAATGAGTTTGACTTCACTGCGGACTTTCCATCTAGCTGCTGA
- the CITED1 gene encoding cbp/p300-interacting transactivator 1 isoform X3: MPTTSRPALDVKGGTSPAKEDANQEMSSVAYSNLAAKDRKAVAILHYPGVASNGTKNPAIIDSDPVDEEVLMSLVVELGLDRANELPELWLGQNEFDFTADFPSSC, translated from the exons ATGCCAACAACGTCGAGGCCTGCACTTGATGTCAAGGGTGGCACCTCACCTGCGAAGGAG GATGCCAACCAAGAGATGAGCTCCGTGGCCTACTCCAACCTTGCGGCGAAAGATCGCAAAGCAGTGGCCATTCTGCACTACCCTGGGGTAGCCTCAAATGGAACCAAG AACCCTGCTATCATCGATTCGGACCCAGTGGATGAGGAGGTGCTGATGTCGCTGGTGGTGGAACTGGGGTTGGACCGAGCCAATGAGCTTCCAGAGCTGTGGCTGGGGCAGAATGAGTTTGACTTCACTGCGGACTTTCCATCTAGCTGCTGA